The DNA window GGGAAAGATCGCCTTGAGCGAAGCGGCGACCTGTTCGGGCGATTTGACCAACGGCGGGCCGCCGTCGCCGATCGCTTTCGGGTTGAACCACAACGCGCGGGCGCGAAAGGCACGCGCAAGCGGCACACCGTTACGATCGACGATCTCGCCGCGCGAAGGCAGCAAGCGAGCGGCCATCGACATCGGTTGTGCACCCGGTTCGACCGCACCGAGCCAGGCGATCCGCCCCAGCGCGACCACCGCCAGCGCAGCGAACACCACCGCGATCCAGAGCCCGCGGATCTTCGCCATGTAGAGCACACGGCGTCGCTCGTGGTACAGTCGGTATGCCGGCGAGGCGGCGGTCACCCCGATCGGCGCGAAGCTCATTCAGCTGCCTCCTTGTCGAGGCGGTAATTGGCGAACAGCGCTGCAAAGCTCGGCTCGGCTTTATCCTCGGCCTTCACCTTCTCGACGACGGCGTGCTGGAAGCTCGGTGCCTTTTCCGTCGGTTCGGACGGCTTGCGCTCGGACTTCTTTTCAGGCTCGGGGCGCGCCGCGTCGACATCCTCGGTAAAGGAAGCGAGTTCGACCTCGGCAACGTCTTCGCGCGCGACGCGGATCATTTCGGGGGCATCCTTCGAGCGCGGCGCACTGAACGCCGCGAGCGCGCGCTCATTGGCCAGGAACTGCGCGGGCCCCGGCGCGACATAGCCGAATTCCATGCGGTTGAGCGCAGCAAGCTGTTGCTGGCTGGCGCGGGTTTCGAATTCGGTTTCGAGATAGAGGTTGTCGCGTTCGAGCTGGACGATCCGCTCTTCGGCCTGGCGCACTTCGCTGCGCACTGCATTGACCTTAAACGCAAGCATGGTGACGGCGCCGGCGCAGCAAGCCAGCACCGCGGCCCAGCCAACGGTCTTTACGCGGGAGCGAGTAACGATCATGCGGCGACCCTCGCCGGTGCGCCGGTCCGGGTGCCTTCGCGCAGGATGGCCGAACGGGAGCGGGGGTTGAGATCGAGCTCGCCCTGGGTGGGCTTGATCGCCTTGCCGGGCTTCTCGAAGGTCGGGAGATGATCGTCGAGCCGCTCGGGCATGTGGCGCGATGTCGTCGACTGTCCGCCCGATGCAGCGCGCAGGAAGCGCTTGACCATGCGATCTTCGAGGCTGTGGAAGCTGACCACGGCCAGCTTGCCGCCCGCACGCAGCATCTGCTCGGATGCGGTCAACGCATTTGCCATTTCGTCGAGCTCTCCGTTCACATGGATGCGGATTGCCTGGAAGCTGCGCGTAGCCGGATCCTTGGGCGCACGGCCCTGGTTGGAATGCGGCCGATAGCCCAGCGCGCGACGAACCACGGCGGCGAGATCGGCGGTGGTGTGGAGCGGGCGCGCGGCCACGATCGCGCGGGCGACCCGGCGCGACTGGCGTTCCTCGCCATACTGGTAGAGCACGTCGGCAATCTGGCCTTCGCCCGCGTCGTTGACGAAATCGGCGGCGCTGGTGCCCGACTGGCTCATCCGCATGTCGAGCGGACCGTCGGCACTGAAAGCAAAACCGCGCTCGGCCTGGTCGAGCTGCATCGACGAAACACCGAGATCGAGCGCGATACCGTCGACCTGCGCAACGCCGACTTCCTGCATCGCTTCGGCCATTTCCGAAAACCGGCGCGGATGGAGTACGAGGCGCTGCGGCTCGGCGCTGTGTTCGGGCCATTCGCGGCCCTTGGCTATCGCATCGGGATCGCGATCGAAGGCGTGCACGGTCGCGCCGCGATCGAGCAGCGCACGGGTATAGCCGCCGGCGCCGAAGGTTGCGTCGATGATGACCGAACCCGGCGCCGGATCGAGTGCGGCGACCACTTCGTCGAGCAGGACAGGGATATGGGGCGTGTTGGCTTCGATCATTTGCGTGCGCCTCCCTTGGCCTTCGCGGCAGCCTTTGCAGCGGCTTCGGCGGCGAGCGCACGGCAGGCCGCCTGCGCGCCCTCCCAGCCTTCGCCCTTGGCGTAGAGCTGGTCCGGGTTCCACATGGTGAAGAAACCGCCCGCGCCCTGGAAATAGACGTCGTCGCCCAGCTTGCCGAGTTCGGCGAGATGTTCGGGCATCACGAAGCGGCCGCTGTCGTCGAACGGGATTTCGGCAAATCCGAACAATTGCATCGCGCGCAGGTCGCGGTCGAAATCCTTGTCGCGTTCGATCGCGATCCGCTCTTCGCGGTCCAGCTGGGCTTCGAGCTCGAGACGACGCGAGAGACCGAAGCCGACGAGGCAGTTCCAGCGCTCATGCTTGGCGAGGCACAATACGCGCCCTTCGGAGCTTTCCTTGACGGCCTTGCGGAAGATCGGGGGCAGGACGTAGCGATCCTTTTCGCCGCGAAGCGAAAAGCCCTGACCGCTGTATTTTCCCACTCCGAGCGACACGTCGCGTTCCCCGCTTTCATCTCCCCGACCGAAAAAGCGAACCCGTCCCCGGAAGCGCACGGCTTCGGGGCGGCCCCGCAGTCAACCGGGGCGCGCGGAATCATCAGTTCGTCCGATGGAGTCACTGTGTAACGCGTGAAAGGGCGTGAAAAAAGGGGATTTTACGGGAATTATCGGGCTTTTGCGGCAAATACCTGTTTTGTAAGGATATTTTAAAAGCGCACTTCGCTCCATTCCTTAACAAAGAGTTACCACAATCCGCGCCAAAGGCATGGATTTGCGTGCAAGCCCACGACTCCAACCTGACTAGTCCCGTGATTTCCCGACTTTGGTGGCCAGCGCCGCATCCATCATTCGCTCTAGCAGCGCCCGGCGAATTTCGGCCCTTCCGCCCGTATCGGGCTCGAGCAGCGCGGCATCGGCCAGAGCAAGCAAGCGCCCCTTCCCGATGTCGCAGGACACCAGCCGCGCATCGGCTTCCAATATACAGCGTCCCGCGAATTCCCCGGCATCGGGTTTCAACCGGAATCGACCGGGCTCGGAGAGCGGGAGCGTCACGCCGTTCCAGTCGGCACCGGTTTTCTCGTCGCTCTCATCGTGCTCGAGTTCGATTCCCCAGCGCGAAAGAATGGGGGAGAGCAATACCGTGTGGGCGGGGCGACGCGGATCGCCGAGCGCATAGGCGCTTTCCTGCGTCAGGTGCGGATCGGCGAACAGCAGCACCGTGCCGCCATCGCGCACGAAATTGTCGAGCGCGACGTTCTCTTCCGGAGCCAGCGGGCGCGGTTGCGCCAACACCAATAGGTCGATCCCGGCCAGCGCATCATAGCCATCGTCGCGAATGCCCAGCCAGTCGACCGCCCGCCACTCGCCGCGATCGGACAACAGGCTGGTGGCCCAATGCGCTGGTACATCCTCGCGCAAGAGGTCTTCCATCGCCACGTTTTCCGGACGCGCTATCGGCAGGCTCGAAAACAGCGCGGTAGCGATCGGCTTGCGCGCAGGCTCCGCCGTTTCGGATGCTGCGGCCTGTTCGGCCCCGGCAGACGGATGGCATGCCGCGCCCGACAACACGCATACCGCAAGCAGTGACGCTTTAAAGAGCTGGCGGCGCTTTAGGGGCATCGCCTGCGGTCGAGGTCGGTTCGGGAGTGGGCGTCGTCGGTTCGGGCGACGGCACGACACCGATATCCGCCAGCGGATCAGAAGCCTGGGTTTCTTCCGGTGCGGGCGTGTTGAGCTTCGCTTCGGGCACGGCGGTCTGTTCGACTTCCTGCGCGCGGTCCATCACCACATTGGCGACGCCGATAACGAGCAGGATCACGCCGAGGCCGAGACCGCCGATCTGAAGGCGCTGTATCGCCTGCGCGCGCCGCCCGGGGCGCGTTCCTAGAAACGGCGGCGGTTCCTGCGCCGTGCGATCGTTGATGGCCATGGCGCCAAAGTAGGCACTCCCCCGCGCGCGTCAATTGCGAACGATCGCCATGTCCTTCGGAACAGGCGCCGATCAGTCTTCCGGGGCGATCGTGACCTTCAGCCCGTCGAGCGCGTCATCGAACGGAATCTGGCACGACAGGCGCGAATATTCGGTGCGGTGATCGGTGCTTTCGAGCAGATCGTCCTCGTCTTCCGAAATGCCGGCGAGCTTGCCGAAATGTTCGGGATCGACATGCACGTGGCAGGTCGCGCACGAACAGCAGCCGCCGCACAGCGCAAGCAATTCGTCGAACCCGTTGTCGCGGATAGCCTCCATCACGGTCAGCCCGCTTTCGACATCGATCGTGCTTTCCTGGCCTTCACGGGTGACGACGGTGAGCTTGGGCATGGATTTTCCTCGACTGCTATATTCGCGTTCGACCGGCTGCTAAGGCGCAGGAGGAATTTTGGCAAGGAGCGCAAGAGTGGGTCTTTCGAAAGCGCAATTGGTCGAGGGTATCGATGCCGTCGCCGCGCAGGAGCCCGCGATCGCGGCAGCGGTGCAGCGGGTCGGCTATCCCGAGGAGCGCATCCGGCCGACGGGCTACCGCACCCTGCTGCGCACCATCGTCGGACAGCAGGTGAGCGTCGCGGCGGCAGCTTCGATGTGGAACAAGCTGACCGGGCATCTGGGCGAGGACGTGCCGACCGACCGCTTGCTGGCCAGCTCGTTCGATGAATTGCGCGCCTGCGGCCTCTCGCGCCAGAAGCAGGGCTATGCGCGTTCGCTTTGCGAACTTGTCGAAAGCGGCGAGCTCGACCTCGACGACCTGCCGGAGGACGACGAAGCTGCGATCGAGCAATTGACCCGCATCAAGGGGATCGGCCGGTGGTCGGCCGAGATCTATCTGCTGTTCGCCGAGGGACGGCCCGACATCTGGCCGGCAGGCGATCTCGCGGTGCAGGTCGGCATCGGCAAAATCCTCGAACTGACTGATCGCCCAAGCGAAAAGGAAACCCGCGCACTGGCCGAAGATTGGCGCCCGCATCGCGGCGCATTGGCTATTTTCACGTGGCACAGCTACAACAATCCGGCCCTGTAGGCCGTTGGTCGATGGAAAATGGACTTTCCATCACGTAAAGCCTACTTTCCATGTCATCCAATCAAGGGGAGTTGAGACGATGAATATCAAGACTAGATTGTTCGCCACCTGCACGCTGGCCGCCATGGCAATGACGCTACCGGGCGCCGCGAGCGCGAACCTAATGAATGAAAGCCCATCTATGACCCAGACCGCCGAAGCCGCTCCGCTCATCCCGCGCGAGTCGCTGTTCGGAAACCCCTCCCGCGCCTCGGCCCAGATCAGCCCCGATGGCGAATGGCTCGCCTGGCTCGCGCCCGATAACGGCGTGCTCAACGTGTGGATGGCGCCGGTCGACGATCCCGACGCGGCCAAGGTTATGACCAAGGCAACCGATCGCCCGATCCGCCAGTATTTCTGGGCCCCCGACGGTCGCAGCCTGCTCTACATCCAGGACAAGGGCGGGGACGAGAACTTCCTGCTCTACGGCATCGACATCGCCAGCGGCAACGAACGCACGCTGACCGATTTCGAGAACACCCGCGTCATGCTGATCGGCGGTTCGGACCGGATCAAGGACAAGGTCCTCGTCGGCCTCAACAATCGCGATGCGCGGTTCCACGATGTCTACATGCTCGATCTCAACAGCGGCGAGCTGACCCAGATGATCGAGAACAACGGCTATGCGGGGTTCGTCGCCGACGACAATCTCGACGTTCGCCTTGCCCTGCGTCCCAATGCCGAAGGCGGCATGGATTTCTTCCGCGTGGTCGAAAACGAAGTCGAAGCCGAGCCGTTCGGCAACACGACGCTGGAAGATTCGCTGACCACCAGCCCGGCCGGTTTCACCACCGATGGCAAGACGCTCTACTGGCTCGACAGCCGTGGCCGGAACACCGGCGCGCTGGTCGCGATGGATGTCGAAACCGGCGAAACCCGCATGGTGGCCGAGAACGCCAAGGCCGATATCGGCGGCACGATCCGCGACAAGGAAACCGGCGAAGTCGAAGCCTATTCGGTCAATTACCTGAAAAACGAATGGACCGCGCTCGATCCGGAAGTGAAAGCCTCGCTCGACTTCCTCGAAGCCAATCTCGAAGGCGAATTCGGGATCGGCTCGCGCACCGATGACGACACCAAGTGGATCGTCGGCAACGATCCGGTCGTCGGGCCCAGCAAAAGCTATCTCTACGATCGCACCGACAACACGCTGACTGAGCTCTACGTGACCCGCCCCGAGCTGGTCGGCGCACCGCTTCAGCCGATGCACACGCTCGAGCTCAAGTCGCGCGACGGGCTCACCCTGCCCTCGTACCTGACGCTCCCGCCGGGCAGCGACAGCGATGGCGACGGCAAGCCCGACCAGGCGGTGCCGATGGTCCTGTTCGTCCATGGCGGCCCCTGGGCACGCGATGGCTATGGCTTCAATCCCTACCACCAATGGCTCGCCAATCGCGGCTATGCGGTGCTGAGCGTGAACTATCGCGGCTCGACCGGCTTCGGGAAGGACTTCATCAACGCCTCGAACCTCGAATGGTCGAAAGCGATGCATGACGATCTGATCGACGCCACCCAGTGGGCGATCGACGAAGGCATCGCACATAAGGACAAGGTCGCGATCATGGGCGGCTCCTATGGTGGCTACGCCACGCTGGTGGGCCTCACCTACACGCCCGAAACTTTCGCCTGCGGGGTCGATATCGTCGGCCCGTCCAACCTCGAGACGCTGCTTTCCACGATTCCGCCCTACTGGGCCCCGGTGATCGCGCAGTTCCACGAGCGGATGGGCAATCCCGAGACGCCCGAAGGCAAGCAACTGCTGATCGACGCCAGCCCACTCTACAAGGCGGACCGGATCACCAAGCCGCTGCTGATCGGCCAGGGCGCCAATGATCCGCGCGTCAATCAGGCCGAAAGCGACCAGATCGTCGATGCGATGAAGGAAAAAGGCATCCCGGTGACCTACGTTCTCTATCCGGACGAAGGCCACGGCTTCGCCAAGCCCGAAAACAACATCGCCTTCAACGCGGTGACCGAGAACTTCCTCGCCACCTGCCTTGGCGGCCGCGCCGAACCGATCGGCGATACGGTGGGCGCATCGACCGCCGAGATCGTCGAAGGCGCGGACTTCGTGCAGGGCCTGTCCGAAGCAATCAAATAAGGCGCAATCTCCCCTCCCGCTTGCGGGAGGGCTGGGGGGTGGGCATGAAGCGATCGTAGCGATTGCAGCGGCCCACCCCGCTGCGACTGGCGAGCAAGCTCGCAAGTCTCGCTGCCCCTTCCGCTTGCGGGAGGGGTTGTTCGTTTCTGAGGGAGAGTGTGCCGACATGAAAAAAGCGATCTTCATCACCGGCGGCGGGTCCGGCATCGGGCGGGCGACCGCGATCAAGTTCGGCCAGGAAGGCTGGTTCGTCGGTCTCGGCGATGTCGACATGGACGCGATGCGCGAGACCGAGAAGCTGCTGCCGGGCGGCTATCACTATTCGCACCAGTTCGACGTGCGCGACCGCGAAGGCTGGGA is part of the Alteriqipengyuania halimionae genome and encodes:
- a CDS encoding S9 family peptidase translates to MNIKTRLFATCTLAAMAMTLPGAASANLMNESPSMTQTAEAAPLIPRESLFGNPSRASAQISPDGEWLAWLAPDNGVLNVWMAPVDDPDAAKVMTKATDRPIRQYFWAPDGRSLLYIQDKGGDENFLLYGIDIASGNERTLTDFENTRVMLIGGSDRIKDKVLVGLNNRDARFHDVYMLDLNSGELTQMIENNGYAGFVADDNLDVRLALRPNAEGGMDFFRVVENEVEAEPFGNTTLEDSLTTSPAGFTTDGKTLYWLDSRGRNTGALVAMDVETGETRMVAENAKADIGGTIRDKETGEVEAYSVNYLKNEWTALDPEVKASLDFLEANLEGEFGIGSRTDDDTKWIVGNDPVVGPSKSYLYDRTDNTLTELYVTRPELVGAPLQPMHTLELKSRDGLTLPSYLTLPPGSDSDGDGKPDQAVPMVLFVHGGPWARDGYGFNPYHQWLANRGYAVLSVNYRGSTGFGKDFINASNLEWSKAMHDDLIDATQWAIDEGIAHKDKVAIMGGSYGGYATLVGLTYTPETFACGVDIVGPSNLETLLSTIPPYWAPVIAQFHERMGNPETPEGKQLLIDASPLYKADRITKPLLIGQGANDPRVNQAESDQIVDAMKEKGIPVTYVLYPDEGHGFAKPENNIAFNAVTENFLATCLGGRAEPIGDTVGASTAEIVEGADFVQGLSEAIK
- the rsmH gene encoding 16S rRNA (cytosine(1402)-N(4))-methyltransferase RsmH; its protein translation is MIEANTPHIPVLLDEVVAALDPAPGSVIIDATFGAGGYTRALLDRGATVHAFDRDPDAIAKGREWPEHSAEPQRLVLHPRRFSEMAEAMQEVGVAQVDGIALDLGVSSMQLDQAERGFAFSADGPLDMRMSQSGTSAADFVNDAGEGQIADVLYQYGEERQSRRVARAIVAARPLHTTADLAAVVRRALGYRPHSNQGRAPKDPATRSFQAIRIHVNGELDEMANALTASEQMLRAGGKLAVVSFHSLEDRMVKRFLRAASGGQSTTSRHMPERLDDHLPTFEKPGKAIKPTQGELDLNPRSRSAILREGTRTGAPARVAA
- a CDS encoding DNA-3-methyladenine glycosylase family protein, translated to MGLSKAQLVEGIDAVAAQEPAIAAAVQRVGYPEERIRPTGYRTLLRTIVGQQVSVAAAASMWNKLTGHLGEDVPTDRLLASSFDELRACGLSRQKQGYARSLCELVESGELDLDDLPEDDEAAIEQLTRIKGIGRWSAEIYLLFAEGRPDIWPAGDLAVQVGIGKILELTDRPSEKETRALAEDWRPHRGALAIFTWHSYNNPAL
- a CDS encoding division/cell wall cluster transcriptional repressor MraZ, translated to MSLGVGKYSGQGFSLRGEKDRYVLPPIFRKAVKESSEGRVLCLAKHERWNCLVGFGLSRRLELEAQLDREERIAIERDKDFDRDLRAMQLFGFAEIPFDDSGRFVMPEHLAELGKLGDDVYFQGAGGFFTMWNPDQLYAKGEGWEGAQAACRALAAEAAAKAAAKAKGGARK
- a CDS encoding Gldg family protein, which gives rise to MSGAACHPSAGAEQAAASETAEPARKPIATALFSSLPIARPENVAMEDLLREDVPAHWATSLLSDRGEWRAVDWLGIRDDGYDALAGIDLLVLAQPRPLAPEENVALDNFVRDGGTVLLFADPHLTQESAYALGDPRRPAHTVLLSPILSRWGIELEHDESDEKTGADWNGVTLPLSEPGRFRLKPDAGEFAGRCILEADARLVSCDIGKGRLLALADAALLEPDTGGRAEIRRALLERMMDAALATKVGKSRD
- a CDS encoding 2Fe-2S iron-sulfur cluster-binding protein yields the protein MPKLTVVTREGQESTIDVESGLTVMEAIRDNGFDELLALCGGCCSCATCHVHVDPEHFGKLAGISEDEDDLLESTDHRTEYSRLSCQIPFDDALDGLKVTIAPED